The proteins below are encoded in one region of Paralysiella testudinis:
- a CDS encoding UDP-3-O-(3-hydroxymyristoyl)glucosamine N-acyltransferase, with amino-acid sequence MGYKLKKSISLKEILIANQILFDDFNDFEITNVAALNQITEGSFSFAKSIQNIEVNCAILVSEKPKMPMQKKTCYIYTDNPRLNFIRVLDFLEKHIGFSHFDFESQIHPSVIMGSNVLIERGCKIAEDVILEHNVVIYSGTSIGKNSRIRANSSIGGDGFGFERMGEEGLPIRFPHLGGVEIGENVEIGSNTCVVRGVLSNTIIKNYVKVDNLVHIAHNCIIEEGAFVIACAELSGGVHIGRNAWVGPNACIIQKLSIGENALIGIGSVVTKSVADNAIHAGNPAKFIRNQDI; translated from the coding sequence ATGGGTTATAAGCTAAAAAAATCGATATCTTTAAAAGAAATTTTAATTGCCAATCAAATATTGTTTGATGATTTTAATGATTTTGAAATCACGAACGTTGCAGCGCTAAATCAAATTACTGAAGGCAGTTTTTCGTTTGCAAAATCGATTCAAAATATTGAGGTGAATTGTGCTATTTTAGTCTCGGAAAAACCTAAAATGCCGATGCAAAAAAAAACTTGTTATATCTATACTGACAATCCACGTTTGAATTTTATTCGAGTTTTGGATTTTTTAGAAAAGCATATTGGTTTTTCTCATTTTGATTTTGAATCACAAATTCACCCATCGGTGATCATGGGTTCAAATGTGCTGATAGAGCGAGGCTGTAAAATTGCAGAAGACGTTATATTAGAGCATAACGTTGTGATTTATAGTGGTACGTCTATAGGCAAAAACTCGAGGATTAGAGCCAATTCATCTATTGGAGGCGATGGTTTTGGTTTTGAGCGAATGGGAGAGGAAGGATTGCCTATTCGCTTTCCTCATTTGGGTGGCGTAGAGATTGGTGAAAATGTGGAAATAGGATCGAACACTTGTGTTGTCAGAGGTGTTTTATCAAATACCATTATTAAAAACTATGTCAAAGTGGATAATTTAGTGCATATTGCACATAACTGTATTATCGAAGAAGGTGCATTCGTTATTGCTTGTGCAGAGCTCAGTGGGGGGGTTCATATTGGGCGAAATGCTTGGGTTGGTCCTAATGCTTGTATCATTCAAAAACTATCTATTGGTGAAAATGCCTTAATTGGTATCGGTTCGGTGGTTACAAAGTCTGTAGCGGATAACGCAATTCATGCAGGTAATCCGGCAAAATTTATTAGAAATCAAGATATTTAA
- a CDS encoding glycosyltransferase family 4 protein, producing the protein MQVIRQNLLEIKIFKIMNILYINHYAGSPKYGMEYRPYYMAKAWQQMGHRVTMAAAAFSHIRTKQPSINGEQINRKTIEHIDGIDYVWYPAPEYDGNGIGRLKNIFTFLWGLWRDTSNLLETAKPDVVIASSTYPMDIWVAHHFAKKAKAKLIFEVHDLWPLSPIELGGMSPKHPFIMLCQAAENYAYKHADEVVSMLPKVHEHMKEHGLDLNKLYIIPNGVVEEDWLPENTQALPNSRLNDFLLEQQSLGKLIVGYAGSHGTSNALEHFIEAAKLLEKQGVVFVLVGSGLEKKNLQEKTQYLQINNVHFFDSIPKSQIPDLLKYFDLAYIAAQHSPLYRFGVSPNKLMDYMMATKPILCAIKAGNDPVGDEQCGITVEPGNPQAIADGIIVLAKLSKEERLAMGQRGREFILKNQTYTVLANQFLEVMKK; encoded by the coding sequence ATGCAGGTAATCCGGCAAAATTTATTAGAAATCAAGATATTTAAAATTATGAATATACTGTATATCAATCATTATGCAGGTTCTCCTAAGTACGGGATGGAGTATCGTCCATATTATATGGCAAAAGCTTGGCAGCAAATGGGACATAGGGTTACCATGGCCGCGGCGGCTTTCTCCCATATTCGCACCAAACAGCCCTCGATTAATGGTGAGCAAATTAATCGCAAAACAATTGAGCATATTGATGGAATTGATTATGTTTGGTATCCAGCGCCTGAGTATGATGGTAATGGCATTGGCAGGTTGAAGAATATTTTTACTTTTTTATGGGGTTTATGGCGAGATACGAGTAATCTGTTAGAAACGGCTAAGCCAGATGTGGTTATTGCTTCAAGTACTTACCCTATGGATATTTGGGTAGCTCATCATTTTGCTAAAAAAGCTAAGGCGAAATTAATCTTTGAGGTGCATGATTTATGGCCGCTATCTCCTATTGAGTTAGGCGGTATGTCGCCCAAGCATCCATTTATTATGTTGTGCCAAGCAGCTGAAAATTACGCCTATAAACATGCTGATGAGGTTGTTTCTATGCTGCCTAAGGTGCATGAACATATGAAAGAACACGGTTTAGACTTAAATAAATTATATATTATTCCCAATGGAGTTGTTGAAGAAGACTGGCTGCCTGAAAATACTCAAGCACTGCCTAACTCACGATTGAATGATTTTTTACTAGAGCAGCAATCTCTTGGTAAATTGATTGTTGGTTATGCGGGATCGCATGGAACATCCAATGCTTTAGAACATTTCATAGAAGCTGCTAAATTGTTAGAAAAGCAAGGTGTGGTTTTTGTGTTAGTTGGATCTGGTTTGGAAAAGAAAAATTTACAAGAAAAAACACAATATTTGCAGATAAATAATGTTCATTTTTTTGATTCAATCCCTAAATCACAAATTCCAGATTTATTGAAATATTTTGATCTTGCGTACATTGCAGCGCAACATTCACCATTGTATCGATTTGGGGTTAGCCCCAACAAACTTATGGATTATATGATGGCAACCAAGCCTATTCTTTGTGCGATCAAAGCGGGTAATGATCCGGTGGGTGATGAGCAGTGTGGTATTACGGTTGAGCCGGGGAATCCGCAAGCTATTGCAGATGGTATTATTGTATTAGCCAAGCTTTCTAAAGAAGAAAGATTGGCGATGGGTCAACGTGGTCGGGAATTTATTCTAAAAAACCAAACTTATACAGTGTTGGCTAATCAATTTTTAGAGGTAATGAAAAAATGA
- a CDS encoding DegT/DnrJ/EryC1/StrS family aminotransferase translates to MNRPFLPFALPEIGEEEIAEVVDSLRSGWVTTGPKAKRFEADFADYLGGEVQALAVNSATSGLHLALEALGIKAGDEVIVPTYTFTATAEVVRYLGAHPVFVDIDPATYNIDPAAVEAAITDKTRAIMVVHFAGLACDMQRIIAIAKQHDLKIVEDAAHAFPSRYQDKLIGTLDTDVTVFSFYANKTMTTAEGGMLVSRHPAIIERCKIMRLHGISRDAFDRYQSKTPAWYYEVIEPGFKYNMPDISAAIGLHQLKKINRFHEKRCLMAARYNAGLANLPLALPPMPDNINHHAWHLYPIRLTDNATVSRDEFIIKMAEQQIGCSVHFIPLHRQPVWRDNYQLQSSSFPHADSLFQNVVSIPLYTIMTDNDQQYVIETIHALL, encoded by the coding sequence ATGAATCGCCCATTCCTTCCTTTTGCGTTACCTGAAATTGGCGAAGAAGAAATTGCAGAAGTAGTCGACAGCCTGCGTTCAGGCTGGGTGACAACGGGCCCAAAGGCCAAGCGCTTTGAGGCTGATTTTGCCGACTACCTGGGTGGCGAGGTGCAAGCATTGGCGGTAAATTCCGCCACTTCCGGTTTACACTTGGCTTTAGAGGCATTGGGTATTAAAGCAGGGGATGAAGTGATTGTGCCCACTTATACATTTACTGCTACTGCAGAAGTGGTGCGCTATTTGGGCGCACATCCGGTTTTTGTGGATATTGATCCAGCTACTTATAATATTGACCCTGCAGCTGTTGAAGCGGCAATTACCGATAAAACCCGCGCCATTATGGTGGTGCACTTTGCCGGTCTTGCTTGCGATATGCAACGTATTATTGCCATTGCCAAACAGCATGATTTGAAAATAGTAGAAGATGCAGCACATGCTTTTCCATCTCGCTATCAAGATAAACTTATTGGTACGCTGGATACAGATGTTACCGTATTCAGCTTTTATGCCAATAAAACCATGACCACGGCAGAGGGAGGGATGTTGGTATCACGCCATCCGGCCATTATCGAGCGTTGCAAAATTATGCGTTTGCATGGTATCAGCCGCGATGCTTTTGATCGCTACCAATCTAAAACACCGGCTTGGTATTATGAAGTGATTGAGCCGGGCTTTAAATACAATATGCCGGATATCAGTGCTGCTATCGGTTTGCACCAGCTAAAGAAAATCAACCGTTTTCATGAGAAGCGCTGTTTGATGGCAGCGCGCTATAATGCGGGCCTAGCCAATTTGCCTTTAGCGTTGCCGCCGATGCCGGATAATATCAATCATCATGCATGGCATTTATATCCAATACGCTTAACCGATAATGCTACGGTGTCGCGTGATGAATTTATTATCAAAATGGCAGAACAACAAATTGGCTGTTCTGTTCATTTTATTCCTCTACACAGGCAGCCGGTATGGCGGGATAACTATCAACTGCAATCATCTTCTTTCCCCCATGCTGATTCTTTGTTTCAGAATGTGGTGTCTATTCCGCTGTATACTATTATGACAGATAATGATCAACAATATGTCATTGAAACCATACATGCGTTACTGTGA
- a CDS encoding sugar transferase — MTLFWKRLFDITASSIGLLVLLPVFMVLAIWIKRDSAGPVFFRQHRVGKNGRLFSIHKFRSMYLDTEKVSRLTVGADSRITPSGRFIRKYKLDELPQLIDVVVGNMSLVGPRPEVPEFMNLYPTEQRQKILSVRPGITDRAAIEMVDENDILMQYENPHQAYVNVIMPLKARYYLQYIEHISLAEDIKIILATLKKIVSR, encoded by the coding sequence ATGACTTTATTCTGGAAGCGGTTGTTTGATATTACGGCCTCAAGTATTGGTCTACTGGTTTTATTACCTGTGTTTATGGTGCTTGCCATATGGATTAAGCGCGATTCGGCCGGTCCTGTCTTTTTCCGGCAACATCGGGTTGGGAAAAATGGCCGTCTTTTTTCGATTCATAAATTCCGCAGTATGTATCTGGATACCGAAAAAGTGAGCCGTCTTACCGTGGGAGCCGATAGCCGAATCACACCAAGCGGCCGCTTTATCCGTAAATACAAGCTAGACGAGTTGCCCCAACTTATTGATGTGGTGGTGGGCAATATGAGCTTGGTAGGACCCCGGCCAGAAGTACCTGAGTTTATGAATCTATATCCTACGGAACAACGGCAAAAAATATTATCGGTACGTCCGGGTATTACTGACCGTGCCGCCATCGAAATGGTGGATGAAAACGATATTTTGATGCAATATGAAAATCCGCATCAAGCTTATGTTAATGTAATTATGCCTTTGAAAGCAAGATATTATCTTCAGTATATTGAGCATATTTCCCTTGCTGAAGATATTAAAATTATTTTGGCTACCTTAAAGAAAATAGTATCCCGTTAA
- a CDS encoding polysaccharide biosynthesis protein, translated as MNLITALLSLPRNTKKTILLTHDFLIILFAFWFSIAIRWDFIHEVAKKEYWVLWAITTVVTITCFIRLGLYRAVIRFLGSKVLSTALVGSIISVLILILTAYFLRIDLPRTIPILYFLLLLILLTGSRLSIRAWLQGSDRRHAVPVIIYGAGDSGRQLQEALSQLNEYYPIAFVDDDPKLHRSVIRNIGVFSPQDLQKLIERHDVKKILLAMPSIRVERRKQIIRHLEIYACEVLTIPGMKDLLDGKVSVSSLKKVSVFDLLGRTPVEPMAELMAANIADKVVMVTGAGGSIGAELCRQIMQHRPKKLVMFELSEFNLYSIDKELNEYKQLHGLDIELLPLLGSVQDQARLQAVMQTYEVATIYHAAAYKHVPMVEFNVVEGIRNNVYGTLHCAQAAIAAGVQNFVLISTDKAVRPTNTMGASKRLAELVLQALAAMPNQATCFCMVRFGNVLGSSGSVVPVFEKQILAGGPVTLTHPEITRFFMTIPEAAQLVIQAGAMGKGGDVFVLDMGEPVKIIDLAQQMVHLSGLTLKNENNPKGDIEIKISGLRPGEKLYEELLVGEQVCGTSHSRIMTAQEIFLPWPQLETLLAALDEACNNNDQPTVRHLLLQAPAAFKPKDNICDLVWQQQKMASGQPLNE; from the coding sequence ATGAACCTAATCACTGCTCTATTAAGTTTACCGCGCAATACAAAAAAAACCATTTTGCTAACACATGATTTTTTAATTATTTTGTTTGCATTTTGGTTTAGCATCGCTATTCGTTGGGACTTCATCCATGAAGTTGCTAAAAAAGAGTATTGGGTGCTTTGGGCGATTACCACGGTGGTTACGATCACATGCTTTATCCGCTTGGGTTTGTATCGTGCTGTGATTCGTTTTTTGGGCAGTAAAGTGCTCAGCACGGCACTTGTGGGCAGCATTATTTCGGTGTTGATTTTAATTTTAACCGCCTATTTTTTGCGCATTGATTTGCCGCGCACCATACCAATATTGTATTTTTTGCTGCTATTAATATTGCTTACCGGATCGCGGCTCTCCATTCGTGCTTGGCTGCAAGGTTCTGATCGGCGCCATGCAGTGCCCGTAATTATTTATGGTGCGGGCGATTCGGGGCGCCAGTTACAAGAGGCTTTGTCTCAGCTCAATGAGTATTACCCTATCGCTTTTGTGGATGACGATCCCAAATTGCATCGCAGTGTTATCCGCAATATCGGAGTTTTTTCACCGCAAGATTTGCAAAAATTGATTGAGCGCCATGATGTAAAAAAAATCTTATTGGCGATGCCTAGTATTCGGGTAGAGCGGCGTAAACAGATTATCCGCCATTTGGAAATTTATGCTTGCGAAGTGTTAACGATCCCAGGCATGAAAGATTTGCTGGATGGCAAAGTTAGCGTAAGTTCGCTGAAAAAAGTTTCGGTTTTCGATTTGCTTGGGCGCACGCCGGTGGAACCGATGGCTGAGCTGATGGCGGCGAATATTGCCGATAAGGTGGTAATGGTAACCGGTGCCGGTGGTTCCATTGGGGCGGAGCTATGTCGTCAGATTATGCAACATCGCCCCAAAAAGCTGGTTATGTTTGAATTGTCTGAGTTCAATCTGTACAGCATTGATAAAGAGTTAAATGAATATAAGCAGCTTCACGGCTTGGATATTGAGCTGCTCCCGTTATTGGGCTCGGTTCAGGATCAAGCACGGCTGCAGGCAGTGATGCAAACATACGAAGTGGCCACCATTTATCATGCGGCCGCATACAAGCATGTGCCGATGGTTGAATTTAATGTGGTGGAAGGCATACGCAATAATGTATACGGTACCTTGCATTGTGCTCAAGCGGCGATTGCTGCCGGGGTACAAAATTTTGTATTGATTTCCACCGATAAAGCGGTACGTCCCACCAATACCATGGGGGCTTCAAAGCGTTTGGCCGAATTGGTATTACAAGCACTGGCTGCTATGCCTAATCAGGCCACTTGTTTCTGCATGGTGCGTTTTGGCAACGTTTTGGGCTCATCCGGTTCAGTGGTGCCGGTGTTTGAAAAGCAAATCCTTGCCGGGGGGCCGGTTACCTTAACCCATCCGGAAATTACCCGGTTTTTTATGACCATTCCCGAGGCGGCGCAGCTGGTGATTCAAGCCGGAGCAATGGGCAAGGGTGGCGATGTGTTTGTGCTGGACATGGGGGAGCCGGTTAAAATAATCGACTTGGCACAACAAATGGTGCATTTAAGCGGCTTAACGCTCAAAAATGAAAACAACCCTAAGGGTGATATTGAGATTAAAATCAGTGGTTTACGCCCTGGTGAAAAACTATATGAAGAGCTATTGGTGGGTGAACAGGTGTGCGGTACCAGCCATAGCCGCATTATGACGGCACAAGAAATATTTCTGCCTTGGCCGCAGCTGGAAACTTTGTTGGCAGCGCTAGACGAAGCCTGCAACAACAATGATCAACCAACAGTGCGCCACTTATTATTACAAGCCCCTGCTGCCTTTAAGCCCAAAGACAATATTTGCGATTTGGTGTGGCAGCAACAAAAAATGGCGAGCGGGCAGCCGCTAAACGAATAG
- a CDS encoding polysaccharide export protein has product MVTLAAMMVLVGCSVVPGSNLTVGGKEIRVPATRSADINAMATVFPITPILLAQLQQQPAYMDKYRSTSAQQPYRYRIGSGDVLNIRVWNHPQLNVVTEANNTQGKQVSSGTWVDESGYLFYPLVGKIYVKGKTLPEVQTLLTARLARYLKQPQLDVNIAEFRSQNVTVTGAVKQSGQLSVTNVPMSLLDAIGLAGGFTEQADTNRIKWTRNGKEQTISLQDIVRRGDTAQNRLLGGGDIVYVPPREDAQVYVMGEVGKQSVLTMGNNGLNLTEALGKAEGMNQNLANATGVFVIRNQPLQTEGKPIHIYQLNLSDATAYAWGTQFALKPDDVVYVTAAPVVRWNRVLSQIMPSLTTAILLNNTLK; this is encoded by the coding sequence ATGGTCACGCTGGCTGCGATGATGGTATTGGTGGGTTGTTCAGTGGTTCCCGGCAGCAACCTTACGGTGGGTGGCAAAGAAATAAGAGTCCCGGCCACTAGGTCTGCAGATATCAACGCCATGGCCACAGTTTTCCCCATCACTCCCATTTTATTGGCACAACTGCAGCAGCAGCCTGCTTACATGGATAAATATAGATCTACATCGGCACAACAGCCATACCGCTACCGAATCGGCAGTGGTGATGTATTGAATATCCGAGTGTGGAATCACCCACAGCTCAATGTGGTAACGGAAGCCAATAACACCCAAGGCAAGCAAGTCAGCTCAGGTACTTGGGTGGACGAATCCGGTTATTTGTTTTATCCCTTAGTGGGCAAAATTTATGTGAAAGGCAAAACCTTGCCTGAAGTACAAACGTTGCTTACCGCACGCTTGGCACGCTACCTGAAGCAGCCGCAATTGGATGTTAATATCGCCGAATTTCGTTCACAAAACGTTACCGTTACCGGTGCGGTGAAGCAAAGCGGCCAGCTGTCGGTAACCAATGTGCCGATGTCATTGCTGGATGCAATTGGCTTGGCGGGCGGTTTTACCGAGCAGGCGGATACCAATCGGATTAAATGGACCCGTAACGGCAAAGAGCAAACGATTTCGTTGCAAGACATTGTGCGCAGAGGGGATACTGCACAAAACCGCTTGCTGGGCGGTGGCGATATTGTGTATGTACCGCCGCGCGAAGACGCACAGGTTTATGTTATGGGAGAGGTGGGTAAGCAGTCGGTCTTAACCATGGGCAACAATGGTTTGAACTTAACCGAAGCGCTGGGTAAGGCTGAAGGCATGAATCAAAACTTGGCCAATGCTACCGGTGTGTTTGTGATTCGCAACCAGCCCTTACAAACAGAAGGTAAACCCATTCATATCTATCAATTAAATTTAAGCGATGCCACCGCCTATGCTTGGGGAACACAATTTGCCCTAAAACCGGATGATGTGGTCTATGTAACTGCGGCGCCGGTGGTACGTTGGAACCGTGTATTGTCACAAATTATGCCGTCATTGACTACTGCCATTTTGTTAAACAATACACTTAAATAA
- a CDS encoding low molecular weight protein-tyrosine-phosphatase, which produces MFNRILVVCIGNICRSPTAERLLRQRLPEHTVDSAGLSALVGNPADAAANTVAAQHQLSLAGHQARQLDVEICQQYDLILVMEQGHVDMVCQLLPAARSKTMLFGQWLPHGQKEIADPYRQSTEMFLHVYQQMAKAADLWSEKLKHNLS; this is translated from the coding sequence ATGTTTAACCGGATTTTGGTGGTTTGTATCGGCAATATTTGCCGCTCGCCCACAGCAGAGCGTTTGTTGCGCCAGAGGCTGCCTGAACATACAGTGGATTCTGCCGGCCTGAGTGCTTTGGTAGGCAACCCGGCCGATGCTGCTGCAAATACCGTTGCGGCTCAGCATCAGCTCAGTTTGGCAGGCCATCAAGCGCGTCAGCTGGATGTCGAAATATGTCAGCAATATGATTTGATATTGGTGATGGAGCAAGGCCATGTAGACATGGTTTGCCAACTATTGCCCGCTGCACGCAGTAAAACGATGCTTTTTGGCCAGTGGCTTCCGCATGGTCAAAAAGAAATTGCCGACCCGTATCGGCAAAGCACGGAAATGTTCCTGCATGTTTATCAGCAAATGGCAAAAGCTGCTGATTTATGGTCAGAAAAATTAAAGCATAACCTATCATGA